The genomic interval CGGGCGCGCGGCCTGTGCCTTGGCATCTTCACCTGTCAACTCGGCCCAGGCCTTGGCAGCGATCTGACGATAGACCTGAGCGTGCGGGCTGTCCGGCTCGCTGGCGACGATGGGCTGCCCGCCGTCGGAGCGCTCGCGGATCGTCATGTTGAGCGGCACCTCGCCAAGGAGCGGAACGCCCAGCTTGTCAGCCTCCTTGCGTGCGCCGCCATAGCCGAAGATCTCGCTGCGCTCACCGCATTTCGGGCACAGGAAGTAGCTCATGTTTTCCACGATGCCGAGCACCGGCACATTCGTCTTGCGGAACATGTTGAGGCCTTTGCGCGCGTCGATGAGCGCCAGGTCCTGGGGCGTCGAGACGATCACCGAGCCGGCGAGCGGCACCTGCTGGGCCATCGTGAGCTGCGCGTCGCCCGTGCCTGGTGGCATGTCCACCACCAGCACGTCGAGCTCACCCCAGGCCACATCGCGCAGCATCTGCGTGAGCGCCTGAATCACCATCGGGCCGCGCCATATCATTGGCTCATCCTCGGCTATCAGGAAGCCCATCGACATGGCTTTGAGGCCGAAGGCGTCCATCGGCTTGAGGATGTTGTTATCATCGACATCCGGGCGCCCGGTCAGGCCGAGCAGCCGCGGAATCGACGGGCCGTAGATGTCCGCGTCGAGGATGCCGACGCGCAGACCGTTCGCCGCGAAGCCGAGCGCCAGGTTGACGGCGGTTGTGGACTTGCCGACGCCGCCCTTGCCCGAGGCCACGGCGACAATGTGCTTGACGTTCTCGATGCCGCGGAGGGTGCCGCCGCCTGCGCGCGCCGGTCCGGCCTGGGCGCCGTTGCCGCTGGCCGGTGCCTGCTGCTGACGGGCCGCCGTCTTTTGCTGGGCGGCGCCTGGCTTCTGCTCGGCGGTCAGCGTCACGGTTGCGTTCTCCACGCCCGGCAGTTCCTTCACCACGATCTCGGCAGCCTGGCGGAGCGGCTCCAGTTCCTTGGCGCGCTCTGGCGGCACCGCGATCGAGAAATACACCTTGCCCTTGTTGACGACGATCTCGGAAACCAGGCCGAGCGCGACGATGTTGCTCTCGCCGTCCGGCCCCTTGATGCGTTCGAGCTCTTTAAGGATGCGGTCTTTGGTTGGTGCGTCTGTCATAGATGGTCCTGAACCCCGTTGAA from Dichotomicrobium thermohalophilum carries:
- the apbC gene encoding iron-sulfur cluster carrier protein ApbC, whose protein sequence is MTDAPTKDRILKELERIKGPDGESNIVALGLVSEIVVNKGKVYFSIAVPPERAKELEPLRQAAEIVVKELPGVENATVTLTAEQKPGAAQQKTAARQQQAPASGNGAQAGPARAGGGTLRGIENVKHIVAVASGKGGVGKSTTAVNLALGFAANGLRVGILDADIYGPSIPRLLGLTGRPDVDDNNILKPMDAFGLKAMSMGFLIAEDEPMIWRGPMVIQALTQMLRDVAWGELDVLVVDMPPGTGDAQLTMAQQVPLAGSVIVSTPQDLALIDARKGLNMFRKTNVPVLGIVENMSYFLCPKCGERSEIFGYGGARKEADKLGVPLLGEVPLNMTIRERSDGGQPIVASEPDSPHAQVYRQIAAKAWAELTGEDAKAQAARPRIVIE